A stretch of the Streptomyces sp. NBC_00078 genome encodes the following:
- a CDS encoding TetR/AcrR family transcriptional regulator has protein sequence MAENDKERPPAGRGPGRPRDPSVERAILRATVERLVSDGYSRMTIGDIAADAGVTRPTVYRRWANKYDLVVDALDLNFQEERERNPIAPLDELPPVLALKNALRDNDPFGPTGRGMKVIGNVLTEATHNPELLELVRRHGLAPRVRLLVDTLRRLSEKGIVRPDIDPDAIADMLVGSYYSSYLRTGVQDTDLPDRIVDTLWPLIAGRPADGTPPSSDD, from the coding sequence ATGGCTGAAAACGACAAGGAGAGACCCCCGGCGGGCAGGGGGCCCGGCAGGCCGCGCGATCCGTCGGTAGAGAGGGCGATCCTGCGCGCGACCGTCGAACGACTCGTGTCGGACGGCTACTCACGCATGACGATCGGCGACATCGCCGCCGATGCGGGTGTCACCAGGCCCACCGTCTACCGGCGTTGGGCCAACAAGTACGACCTTGTCGTGGACGCCCTGGACCTCAACTTCCAGGAGGAGCGCGAGCGGAACCCGATCGCTCCGCTCGATGAACTGCCCCCCGTGCTGGCACTCAAGAACGCGTTGCGTGACAACGACCCCTTCGGTCCCACGGGTCGGGGCATGAAGGTGATCGGAAATGTCCTGACGGAGGCCACGCACAACCCGGAACTGCTGGAGCTGGTACGGCGGCACGGGCTTGCCCCCCGGGTGCGGCTCCTGGTCGACACTCTGCGCCGGCTGTCCGAAAAGGGGATCGTGCGGCCGGACATCGATCCGGACGCCATCGCGGACATGCTGGTCGGTAGCTACTACTCCTCCTACCTCCGTACGGGCGTCCAGGACACGGACCTTCCGGACCGGATCGTCGACACCCTCTGGCCCCTCATCGCCGGTCGGCCCGCGGACGGAACGCCGCCGTCTTCGGACGACTGA
- a CDS encoding Scr1 family TA system antitoxin-like transcriptional regulator translates to MGQQVLYDGEHHYDVILGEQALYANVGGPKVMCEQLERLLRDIDLPSLRLGIVPATAEMSLVPKPGFSLYDGGRAHYGLVSSSVDITDPAELALHHRAFDAISDAARYGGSAKALVNKALTFWNNA, encoded by the coding sequence GTGGGCCAACAGGTCCTGTACGACGGCGAGCACCACTACGACGTGATCCTCGGCGAGCAGGCCCTGTACGCGAACGTCGGGGGACCCAAGGTGATGTGCGAGCAGTTGGAACGACTGCTGCGCGATATCGATCTCCCCTCGCTCCGCCTGGGAATCGTGCCCGCCACCGCCGAAATGAGCCTGGTTCCGAAACCCGGCTTCAGCCTGTACGACGGAGGCCGGGCCCACTATGGACTCGTCTCCTCCAGCGTGGACATCACCGACCCTGCGGAACTCGCCCTTCATCACCGGGCATTCGACGCCATCAGCGACGCAGCCCGCTACGGCGGCTCCGCCAAGGCGCTGGTCAACAAAGCCCTGACGTTCTGGAACAACGCGTAG
- a CDS encoding pyridoxamine 5'-phosphate oxidase family protein encodes MDRNALIQYVRARRLAVLATLSADGHPQAAVVGIAATDAGDLVFDTTRGSRKFANLSRQPRVALVVGVDWGDEQTVQLEGVAAEIPQDDPAVAAYYDQIPTGPERAVWPDIVYVRVRPDWGRHSDYRPGSFGVQEIPLA; translated from the coding sequence ATGGACCGAAATGCCCTCATCCAATACGTCCGCGCCCGCCGGCTCGCCGTCCTGGCCACCCTCTCCGCCGACGGGCATCCGCAGGCCGCGGTGGTCGGGATCGCGGCCACCGATGCGGGCGATCTCGTCTTCGATACGACGCGGGGTTCCCGTAAGTTCGCCAACCTCAGTAGACAGCCGCGCGTCGCGCTGGTCGTCGGGGTCGACTGGGGAGACGAGCAGACGGTCCAACTCGAAGGCGTCGCAGCCGAGATCCCGCAGGACGACCCGGCCGTGGCCGCGTACTACGACCAGATCCCGACCGGGCCGGAACGGGCCGTGTGGCCGGACATCGTCTACGTCCGGGTACGGCCGGACTGGGGGCGCCACAGCGACTACCGCCCCGGCAGTTTCGGAGTGCAGGAGATCCCGCTGGCCTGA
- a CDS encoding helix-turn-helix domain-containing protein — MGDHFAAAVRRFRLRAGLTQEALAERSGISVSTIRGMETGKRRNPQLASVRQLAAALDLRPTELDELLAAAAGAAAGAAEHSVVVPVPRQLPAPPAPFVGRHHELDRLDTTVQSGSGAANTVLISAIAGAGGVGKSWLALHWAHRNADRFPDGQLFVDLRGFSPDSDPMDPAVAVRGFLDALGVEPDRIPVAPHAQAALFRSLVADKRMLLMLDNAVDAAQVTPLLPGGDTCTVAVTSRNRLSGLITGHGAHHLSVDTLTDTEARGLFVARLGRARIEAEPAAVDELVGLCGGFPLALSIIAGRAHTHPHLSLADLADELRDGALDVLDDADPAASLPAVLSLSHHALTDEEAEVFGLLAIAPGPDIGLAAAGSLTGRGRSRTRAVLRRLEQASLIGQDAAGRYRMHDLIRRYAATAHDLAHGTREAALRRVLDFYTHTAFTAANLLDSHRDPIELSPPAPDCRPQALPDIPAAMDWFDTEHNNLLAAQRTAVAHASHRTAWQLAWTLNDFHYRRGHRHDQLAVWQIAVDSAGQLPDPGARIIAHRLLGRAHVVLGHHQEAINALNQALALSEQQNDRALQANAHYTLASIWPDGRRALEHARRALDLYRGLDQPIGEANALNAVGWYAARLGHHDTAREHCQAALALFQHHQDVSGQAQTLDSLGYIDHHSGHHQDAVQHYRHAISLYRDLDNTYEAADTLDRLGHSHAALGQHDLTREVWREARDLYRQQGRDQEAEQVEQQLDELDGLGGLGGPGGLGEQDNPAPDSAR, encoded by the coding sequence GTGGGAGATCACTTCGCCGCGGCAGTCCGGCGGTTCCGGTTGCGCGCGGGGCTGACCCAGGAAGCCCTGGCCGAGCGTTCCGGCATTTCGGTCAGCACGATCCGCGGCATGGAGACAGGCAAACGCCGTAACCCGCAGCTTGCGTCGGTGCGCCAGCTGGCCGCCGCACTCGATCTGCGGCCGACCGAACTGGACGAACTGCTGGCCGCGGCGGCGGGCGCCGCGGCAGGCGCGGCCGAGCACTCGGTGGTGGTTCCGGTGCCACGCCAGCTGCCTGCCCCACCCGCGCCGTTCGTGGGCCGCCACCACGAACTGGACCGGCTCGACACCACAGTGCAGTCCGGTTCGGGGGCGGCGAACACCGTGCTCATCTCCGCGATCGCCGGCGCCGGCGGAGTGGGCAAGTCATGGCTCGCGTTGCACTGGGCTCACCGAAACGCCGACCGGTTCCCCGACGGGCAACTCTTCGTCGACCTAAGGGGCTTCAGCCCCGACAGCGATCCGATGGACCCGGCCGTGGCGGTACGTGGATTCCTCGACGCGCTGGGTGTCGAGCCCGACCGCATCCCCGTCGCCCCGCACGCGCAGGCGGCGTTGTTCCGCAGCCTGGTGGCGGACAAGCGGATGCTGCTGATGCTCGACAACGCTGTCGACGCCGCCCAGGTCACCCCCCTGCTGCCGGGCGGCGACACCTGCACCGTGGCGGTCACCAGCCGCAACCGGCTGTCGGGCCTGATCACCGGCCATGGCGCACACCACCTGTCCGTCGACACCCTCACCGACACCGAGGCCCGCGGACTATTCGTCGCCCGACTCGGCAGAGCACGCATCGAGGCCGAACCCGCGGCGGTGGACGAACTCGTGGGCCTGTGCGGCGGGTTCCCGCTCGCGCTGAGCATCATCGCCGGCCGGGCCCACACCCACCCGCACCTGTCGCTGGCCGACCTCGCCGACGAACTGCGCGACGGCGCACTCGACGTACTGGACGACGCCGACCCTGCCGCGAGCCTGCCCGCGGTGCTCTCGTTGTCCCACCACGCGTTGACCGACGAGGAAGCCGAGGTGTTCGGGCTGCTCGCGATCGCACCCGGACCCGACATAGGCCTTGCTGCCGCCGGCAGCCTCACCGGCCGCGGCCGAAGCCGGACCAGGGCCGTGCTGCGCAGGCTGGAACAGGCATCGCTCATCGGTCAGGACGCCGCCGGCCGCTACCGTATGCACGACCTGATCCGCCGTTACGCCGCCACCGCTCACGATCTGGCCCACGGCACCCGGGAGGCGGCCCTGCGGCGGGTGCTCGACTTCTACACCCACACCGCGTTCACCGCCGCCAATCTCCTGGATTCCCACCGCGACCCCATCGAGCTCAGCCCGCCGGCACCCGACTGCCGCCCCCAAGCGCTGCCCGACATCCCGGCAGCGATGGACTGGTTCGACACCGAGCACAACAATCTGCTCGCCGCCCAGCGCACCGCCGTCGCGCACGCTTCACACCGCACGGCCTGGCAACTGGCGTGGACGCTGAACGACTTCCACTACCGGCGAGGCCACCGCCACGATCAGCTCGCCGTGTGGCAGATCGCGGTCGACTCGGCAGGCCAACTGCCCGACCCCGGCGCCCGGATCATCGCTCATCGGCTGCTCGGCCGCGCCCACGTCGTGCTCGGGCACCATCAAGAGGCGATCAACGCCCTGAATCAGGCTCTCGCGCTGAGCGAGCAGCAGAACGACCGTGCCCTCCAGGCCAACGCCCACTACACACTCGCGTCGATCTGGCCGGACGGGCGGCGGGCTCTGGAACATGCCAGACGCGCACTGGACCTCTACCGCGGCCTCGATCAGCCGATCGGGGAGGCCAACGCGCTCAACGCCGTGGGCTGGTACGCCGCGCGTCTGGGCCACCACGACACCGCTCGTGAGCACTGCCAGGCCGCCCTCGCCCTCTTCCAGCACCACCAGGACGTGAGCGGCCAAGCGCAAACCCTGGACAGCCTCGGCTACATCGACCACCACAGTGGCCACCACCAGGACGCTGTCCAGCACTACCGCCACGCCATCAGCCTGTACCGCGACCTCGACAACACCTACGAAGCCGCCGACACCCTCGACCGGCTCGGTCATTCCCACGCCGCCCTGGGCCAGCACGACCTGACCCGTGAGGTGTGGCGGGAAGCACGGGACCTGTACCGGCAACAAGGACGTGACCAGGAGGCCGAGCAGGTGGAGCAACAGCTCGACGAACTCGACGGCCTCGGCGGCCTGGGCGGCCCGGGCGGACTCGGCGAACAGGACAACCCGGCCCCGGACAGCGCCCGCTGA
- a CDS encoding contact-dependent growth inhibition system immunity protein: MSQALPSEERFDELSDLLNAYAYTGFIFSDTTETPGPGLASYLRVAARDPQRAEKAVREIDDLLSVGLFSEEIADEVEDLPHIRPPMGTSVEDCLRIARGHLDRFLQDPSRIPLVNPQNRWEWNQRFPELGQLLGAYFHRDFSHIYETRDEALDEYVSASAFEERGQAVQEIDELLTAVSSDDELHTATTALGLDLLPPQGLSVRQWLEMIRQRIAAA; the protein is encoded by the coding sequence ATGAGTCAGGCGCTTCCGTCCGAGGAGCGATTTGATGAACTCAGTGACCTGCTGAATGCCTATGCATACACCGGTTTCATCTTCTCGGACACCACGGAGACACCGGGCCCCGGCCTGGCTTCCTATCTGAGAGTCGCCGCCAGGGATCCTCAACGCGCCGAAAAGGCAGTCCGAGAGATTGACGACTTGCTCTCCGTGGGGCTTTTCTCCGAGGAGATCGCAGACGAGGTGGAAGACCTGCCCCACATCCGCCCTCCGATGGGGACCAGCGTGGAGGACTGCCTGCGCATCGCCAGGGGCCACCTCGACCGATTTCTGCAGGACCCCTCACGGATTCCCCTGGTGAACCCGCAGAACCGTTGGGAATGGAACCAGCGATTCCCCGAGTTGGGCCAGTTGCTCGGGGCGTACTTTCACCGGGACTTCTCACACATCTACGAAACTCGCGACGAGGCTCTGGACGAGTACGTCAGTGCCTCCGCATTCGAAGAGCGTGGACAAGCGGTGCAGGAAATCGACGAGCTGCTGACCGCGGTGTCCTCGGACGACGAACTCCACACTGCAACCACGGCCCTGGGACTCGACCTTCTACCGCCGCAAGGGCTGTCAGTACGCCAATGGCTGGAGATGATCCGCCAAAGGATCGCTGCGGCGTAG
- a CDS encoding RNase A-like domain-containing protein translates to MAAAAVWGVLQLFAVSWPTRSVRLPTLLLALAVGVYGCGVATALVQLAYTRIYADQSGQSLLTVVNTTSYTVAPWVEELIKFSPLLLAGLSPKVRRQWGLTDFVVLGAALGAGFGLLEAVLRYGLDADRAMARGGGWIIPDSLSPPYVPGLGQVLTAWLPAPFSQLDLGGPPGTETFSHLVFTAMAGFGVGLLWRTRRWSRLLSAFPIAAAVTYHTVNNYAVQKPTSQAAHWLESLNGKAWAAPLVCLAVAMAVDLRRIHRGKRSVPGVLLASERVDGDSLGALLRYAAWRPPWSLLIALRYVRLRRSLLYAVASAPPDDTEELRRVVAGITARIEASDNPLAWRALDIRALLKAARAARGSQRRWLLVIPCVLMLPSLLFLGVGSFTSTAGLQKFFSTGSGPKILMGFGIAALAWIAYQLTTLLRTWRTASAQPLAEPLAVHRFRLGTALGAATTGTLLLWRALGDAGPAGRTIRTFHLLDALNTFLAYLGFALLLLSLLALFPPGGLALAGAGAVGALTAEAALNAGLLGTAGIVLMGLSASNGSGGDYNAWPRSKRKGRVKPRHRADVRGDEGKNLGGKSEAHTIDRHVDKTIDGMRSRLRQNPGLEADSRYVDVDSAQRFTDRTLAVRENQRKISDWLANGAKGPLRLEAEFDENTGLHLTRYDFTHGQGTRWVKGVRVILKADSSAASGYRVLTSYPQP, encoded by the coding sequence ATGGCGGCTGCGGCCGTCTGGGGTGTGCTGCAACTGTTCGCGGTCTCCTGGCCGACACGTTCGGTGCGCCTGCCAACCCTGCTGCTCGCGCTCGCGGTAGGGGTGTACGGGTGCGGCGTGGCGACGGCGTTGGTGCAACTCGCCTACACCCGCATCTACGCGGACCAGTCGGGTCAGTCACTCCTCACGGTGGTGAACACCACCAGCTACACGGTGGCGCCCTGGGTGGAGGAACTGATCAAGTTCTCCCCGCTGTTGCTGGCCGGGCTGAGTCCGAAGGTTCGCCGCCAGTGGGGGCTGACCGACTTCGTGGTGCTGGGTGCGGCACTGGGCGCCGGGTTCGGGCTGCTGGAGGCGGTACTGCGCTACGGCCTGGACGCGGACCGGGCGATGGCCCGCGGTGGAGGCTGGATCATTCCGGACAGCCTGTCCCCGCCCTATGTTCCGGGCCTGGGGCAGGTGTTGACGGCCTGGCTCCCGGCGCCGTTCAGTCAGCTGGACCTGGGCGGGCCGCCGGGCACCGAGACCTTCTCGCACCTGGTGTTCACGGCCATGGCCGGCTTCGGAGTCGGGCTGCTGTGGCGCACCCGTCGTTGGTCACGCCTGCTCTCGGCGTTCCCGATCGCCGCCGCAGTCACGTACCACACGGTGAACAACTACGCGGTCCAGAAACCCACCAGCCAGGCCGCGCACTGGCTTGAATCGCTGAACGGGAAGGCGTGGGCGGCGCCCCTCGTGTGCCTGGCCGTCGCCATGGCCGTCGACCTGCGCCGGATCCATCGTGGCAAGCGTTCCGTGCCGGGCGTACTGCTTGCTTCCGAACGTGTCGACGGCGACAGCCTGGGAGCCCTGCTACGGTACGCAGCCTGGCGTCCGCCATGGAGCCTGCTGATCGCACTGCGCTACGTCAGACTGCGGCGCTCCTTGCTGTACGCCGTCGCGTCGGCGCCGCCCGACGACACCGAGGAACTGCGTCGCGTGGTCGCCGGGATCACTGCTCGGATCGAGGCATCCGACAATCCACTCGCCTGGCGGGCGTTGGACATCCGCGCCCTGCTGAAGGCGGCCCGAGCGGCCCGCGGTTCTCAGCGGCGGTGGCTCCTGGTGATCCCGTGTGTCCTCATGCTGCCCTCGTTACTGTTCCTGGGGGTCGGCTCGTTCACCTCCACGGCCGGCCTCCAGAAGTTCTTCAGCACCGGTTCGGGGCCGAAGATCCTCATGGGCTTCGGTATCGCCGCGCTGGCCTGGATCGCCTACCAACTCACCACGCTGCTTCGCACCTGGCGGACGGCTTCGGCCCAGCCCCTGGCGGAACCGCTCGCGGTCCATCGATTCCGTCTCGGCACCGCACTGGGGGCGGCCACCACCGGCACCCTCCTGCTGTGGCGCGCGCTCGGGGACGCAGGCCCCGCCGGCAGGACGATCCGCACGTTCCACCTGCTCGACGCCCTGAACACCTTCCTGGCCTACCTCGGCTTCGCGCTCCTCCTGCTCTCCCTGCTCGCCCTGTTCCCGCCCGGCGGTCTGGCACTGGCCGGCGCAGGCGCAGTGGGCGCCCTCACCGCCGAAGCTGCCCTCAACGCCGGCTTACTGGGCACGGCCGGGATCGTCCTCATGGGGCTGAGCGCATCGAATGGCTCCGGCGGGGACTACAACGCCTGGCCCAGGAGCAAACGCAAGGGGCGTGTAAAGCCCCGGCATCGTGCGGACGTCCGCGGTGACGAGGGTAAGAACCTCGGCGGCAAGAGCGAGGCTCACACCATCGACAGGCATGTCGACAAGACGATTGATGGCATGCGCAGCCGTCTGCGCCAGAACCCTGGCCTCGAGGCGGACTCGCGCTACGTTGACGTCGATTCGGCGCAACGCTTCACTGACAGGACCCTCGCAGTCAGAGAGAACCAACGAAAGATATCTGACTGGCTGGCCAATGGTGCGAAAGGGCCATTACGGTTGGAAGCAGAGTTCGACGAGAACACAGGACTCCACCTCACTCGTTATGACTTCACCCATGGGCAAGGGACAAGGTGGGTGAAGGGTGTTCGCGTCATCCTCAAGGCCGACTCCTCGGCGGCGTCCGGATACCGGGTCCTAACTTCGTATCCCCAGCCCTAA
- a CDS encoding MFS transporter has translation MPSAKPSGSATAATGRTITTRIPARLDRLPWSRWHWTVVIGLGTVWILDGLEVTVVGNIAGRLSEPGSGLPITSGQITGLAAALYVAGACVGALFWGRLTDRFGRKKLFMITLVVYLAATALTAVSFSTWWFFAFRFLTGFGIGGEYAAINSAIDELIPANYRGRVDLAINGSFWVGAVFGSLLSIVALNEAILPKNVGWRLTFALGAVLALVILLVRRHVPESPRWLLIHGRDEEAERIVSSIEQKVESETGQRLGEPESEITIHQRKSIGFLEIARTVFSTYRKRSILGFSLFIGQAFLYNAITFGFGAILTKFFDVPTGNTGYYFAVVAVGNFFGPLLLGKLFDTVGRRVMISSTYLLSGLLLFGTAWLFDRGSLNATTMTACWCAVLFFASAGASSAYLTVSEVFPMETRAMSIAFFYALGTAAGGISGPLLFADLTGTGKVGDTVLAFQIGAGLMCAAGLVAAFLAVRAERRSLEDIAKPLTAAASAVSEKARSAKEGRERSRPATA, from the coding sequence ATGCCCAGTGCCAAGCCCAGCGGCAGCGCCACCGCAGCGACCGGCCGCACCATCACCACCCGCATACCCGCCCGCCTAGACCGCCTGCCGTGGTCGCGCTGGCACTGGACCGTCGTGATCGGACTCGGCACGGTCTGGATCCTCGACGGTCTGGAGGTCACGGTCGTCGGCAACATCGCGGGCCGTCTGTCCGAGCCCGGCAGCGGACTGCCGATCACCTCCGGTCAGATCACCGGTCTCGCAGCCGCGCTCTACGTGGCCGGCGCCTGTGTCGGCGCCCTCTTCTGGGGCCGCCTGACCGACCGCTTCGGCCGGAAGAAACTCTTCATGATCACGCTGGTCGTCTACCTGGCGGCCACCGCGCTGACCGCCGTCTCCTTCTCCACCTGGTGGTTCTTCGCCTTCCGCTTCCTGACGGGCTTCGGCATCGGCGGCGAGTACGCGGCCATCAACTCCGCGATCGACGAACTGATCCCGGCGAACTACCGCGGCCGCGTCGACCTCGCCATCAACGGCAGCTTCTGGGTGGGCGCGGTCTTCGGCTCACTGCTGTCGATCGTCGCGCTCAACGAAGCGATCCTGCCCAAGAACGTGGGCTGGCGACTGACGTTCGCCCTCGGCGCCGTGCTCGCCCTGGTGATTCTTCTCGTACGACGGCACGTTCCGGAGAGCCCACGCTGGCTGCTGATCCACGGCAGGGACGAGGAGGCGGAACGGATCGTCTCCTCGATCGAGCAGAAGGTCGAGTCGGAGACGGGACAACGGCTCGGCGAACCCGAGTCCGAGATCACCATCCACCAGCGCAAGAGCATCGGCTTCCTGGAGATCGCCCGTACGGTCTTCTCGACCTACCGCAAGCGGTCGATCCTCGGCTTCTCCCTCTTCATCGGCCAGGCCTTCCTCTACAACGCGATCACCTTCGGCTTCGGCGCGATCCTGACCAAGTTCTTCGACGTCCCGACGGGCAACACGGGCTACTACTTCGCGGTTGTCGCGGTGGGCAACTTCTTCGGCCCGCTGCTGCTGGGCAAGCTCTTCGACACGGTGGGCCGCCGGGTGATGATCTCGTCGACGTACCTGCTGTCGGGGCTGCTCCTGTTCGGTACGGCCTGGCTGTTCGACCGCGGCTCGCTGAACGCGACGACGATGACGGCCTGCTGGTGCGCGGTCCTGTTCTTCGCGTCGGCGGGCGCGTCCAGTGCCTATCTGACGGTCTCCGAGGTCTTCCCGATGGAGACGCGCGCCATGTCCATCGCCTTCTTCTACGCCCTCGGCACCGCGGCCGGCGGCATCAGCGGCCCGCTGCTGTTCGCCGACCTCACCGGAACCGGCAAGGTCGGCGACACGGTCCTCGCCTTCCAGATCGGCGCGGGCCTGATGTGCGCGGCCGGCCTGGTGGCGGCGTTCCTGGCGGTACGGGCGGAACGACGCTCCCTGGAGGACATCGCGAAGCCGCTCACGGCAGCGGCCTCGGCGGTGAGCGAGAAGGCGCGGTCGGCGAAGGAGGGGCGGGAACGGTCGCGGCCGGCCACGGCGTAG
- a CDS encoding DUF445 domain-containing protein: protein MCAGDHERVEWMERTNPDEAGGGDVVQHSRPGAAGDRAAPAAAARTMTTFSAADEEKQRGVRRMKLTATGLLVFVALVYVLAKWADNSGAGAWASYVAAAAEAGMVGALADWFAVTALFRRPMGLPIPHTAIIPTKKDQLGVSLGEFVGENFLSQDVVRQRLRAVGIGSRLGAWLADPEHADRVTAELSAALRGALTVLRDSDVQAVVGEAITRRADAQEIAPGIGKMLDKIVADGGHRRVVDLIVTRAHDWLVWHDAEIMGAVQGGAPGWTPRFVDKKVGERVYKELLRFVTEMRDMPSHPARGALDRFLTDFASDLQSDTDTRARVERLKGEVLGRGEVQDLIASAWTAVRSMIVSAAEDERSELRLRVRASLLSLGARMAVEPKLQAKVDGWVEGAAVYVVTTYRKEITSLITDTVAGWDAEHTTRKIEAHIGRDLQFIRINGTVVGSLAGLLIYVVSRALGA, encoded by the coding sequence ATGTGTGCAGGGGATCACGAACGGGTGGAGTGGATGGAACGCACGAATCCGGATGAAGCGGGTGGCGGCGACGTGGTTCAGCATTCCCGGCCGGGCGCAGCGGGTGACCGCGCCGCACCCGCGGCGGCCGCACGCACCATGACGACGTTCAGCGCCGCCGACGAGGAGAAGCAGCGCGGGGTGCGCCGCATGAAGCTCACGGCGACCGGGCTGCTGGTGTTCGTGGCGCTGGTGTACGTCCTCGCCAAGTGGGCGGACAACTCCGGTGCCGGCGCTTGGGCGTCCTATGTCGCCGCCGCCGCCGAGGCCGGCATGGTGGGCGCGCTCGCCGACTGGTTCGCGGTCACGGCCCTCTTCCGTCGTCCCATGGGCCTGCCGATCCCGCACACCGCGATCATCCCGACCAAGAAGGACCAGCTGGGGGTGTCACTCGGCGAGTTCGTCGGCGAGAACTTCCTCTCCCAGGACGTCGTACGACAGCGGCTGCGCGCCGTGGGCATCGGCAGCCGGCTGGGCGCGTGGCTGGCGGATCCCGAGCACGCGGACCGGGTGACGGCCGAGCTGTCGGCCGCGCTGCGGGGCGCCCTCACCGTCCTGCGCGACTCCGACGTGCAGGCGGTCGTCGGCGAGGCCATCACCCGCCGGGCCGACGCCCAGGAGATCGCGCCCGGCATCGGCAAGATGCTGGACAAGATCGTCGCGGACGGCGGCCACCGGCGGGTCGTGGACCTGATCGTCACCAGGGCGCACGACTGGCTCGTGTGGCACGACGCGGAGATCATGGGCGCGGTGCAGGGCGGAGCGCCCGGCTGGACCCCGCGGTTCGTCGACAAGAAGGTCGGCGAGCGCGTCTACAAGGAACTGCTGCGCTTCGTCACCGAGATGCGCGACATGCCCTCCCATCCGGCCCGCGGCGCCCTCGACCGCTTCCTCACCGACTTCGCCTCCGACCTGCAGTCCGACACGGACACCCGCGCGCGGGTGGAGCGGCTCAAGGGCGAGGTGCTGGGCCGCGGCGAGGTCCAGGACCTGATCGCCTCGGCCTGGACCGCCGTACGCTCCATGATCGTCTCGGCGGCGGAGGACGAACGCAGCGAGCTGCGACTGCGTGTCCGGGCCTCGCTGCTGTCGCTCGGGGCGCGGATGGCGGTCGAACCGAAGCTGCAGGCGAAGGTCGACGGCTGGGTGGAGGGCGCGGCGGTGTACGTGGTCACCACCTACCGCAAGGAGATCACCTCCCTGATCACGGACACGGTGGCCGGCTGGGACGCCGAGCACACCACCCGCAAGATCGAGGCCCACATCGGCCGCGACCTGCAGTTCATCCGGATCAACGGCACGGTGGTGGGCTCGCTGGCAGGCTTGTTGATCTACGTGGTGTCCCGGGCGCTGGGGGCGTAG